Proteins encoded in a region of the Streptomyces sp. PCS3-D2 genome:
- a CDS encoding ABC transporter permease: protein MFRTALRNVLAHKARLLMTVLAVTLGVAFVSGTLVFTDTLKKSLSGQSAKSYEGVAVSVTSYGQGRNEQGEKEGEPGLSQQTLDRIRALPGVDSVSGRVSGFAGVGDENGRLIGSGWSNQGANYTPVKDGKDPHYVFTQGTGPARADEVALDKETADQGGYAVGDRVRVATNGPVKEYSLAGVFTTEDGAVQAGGSLVLFETKVAQELYLKPGYFTELSVAAKNGASADKLLADIKPLLDKNTKAQTGAALAAEQAKQIEKGLGNLSTMLLVFAGISLFVGIFLIYNTFTMLVTQRTKELALLRAVGAHRGQVMRSVLSEALVVGALSAAVGLAGGIGLAAAIRTVIGSLGAKLPGGALVIAPGTVIAALVIGVVVTTVAALLPAWRTGRIAPVAAMGSAHLPATSKSLLVRNILGSVISLGGIGLVLLGVSTGGNTGRMTMGGGAFFMLIGMIVLLPLLSKPVIGAVRPLLQKVFGVPGKLAAQNAVRNPRRTAVTAASLAIGLTLVTTLSVLGVTVGKVVDRMSTEKLKADYRVSMSADAGSLDESVAETLAKAPGIKAVSPQSAGYFLVDGDFRSASGVNPATIGQLLNIEVLSGSLDRLGKGEVAVAEKTARKQNLTVGTALKVKYDDGREASVKVGAVFKDMDGLLSPYVIDNRILTEHSEDMYIPEVYVNVDGGASKAAQQKVVDALGKNPAITVATQQDMRNEMGGMINTMLNIMYGLLGMALVISVLGVVNTLAMSVFERTQEIGMLRAIGLDRSRVKNMIRLEAVVISLFGAALGVVIGIFLAWAVGSTLANAMPGYALVLPWDRIGIFLLLAAVVGVLAAMWPARSAARLNMLTAIKTE from the coding sequence ATGTTCCGTACCGCCCTGCGCAACGTCCTCGCGCACAAGGCCCGGCTGCTGATGACGGTGCTCGCCGTCACCCTCGGCGTCGCCTTCGTATCCGGCACCCTCGTCTTCACCGACACCCTCAAGAAGTCCCTCTCCGGCCAGTCCGCCAAGAGCTACGAGGGCGTCGCCGTCTCGGTCACCTCGTACGGCCAGGGCCGCAACGAGCAGGGCGAGAAGGAGGGCGAGCCCGGCCTCAGCCAGCAGACCCTCGACAGGATCAGGGCGCTCCCGGGCGTCGACTCCGTCTCCGGCCGCGTCTCGGGCTTCGCGGGCGTCGGCGACGAGAACGGCCGGCTGATCGGCTCGGGCTGGTCCAACCAGGGCGCCAACTACACGCCCGTCAAGGACGGCAAGGACCCGCACTACGTCTTCACGCAGGGCACCGGCCCGGCGCGGGCCGACGAGGTCGCCCTCGACAAGGAGACCGCCGACCAGGGCGGCTACGCGGTGGGCGACCGGGTCCGCGTCGCCACCAACGGCCCGGTCAAGGAGTACTCCCTCGCCGGCGTCTTCACCACCGAGGACGGCGCCGTCCAGGCCGGCGGCAGCCTGGTGCTCTTCGAGACCAAGGTCGCCCAGGAGCTCTACCTCAAGCCCGGATACTTCACGGAGCTGTCGGTCGCCGCGAAGAACGGCGCCTCCGCCGACAAGCTGCTCGCCGACATCAAGCCGCTGCTCGACAAGAACACCAAGGCGCAGACCGGTGCGGCGCTCGCCGCCGAACAGGCCAAGCAGATCGAGAAGGGCCTCGGCAACCTCAGCACGATGCTGCTCGTCTTCGCCGGCATCTCGCTCTTCGTCGGCATCTTCCTGATCTACAACACCTTCACCATGCTGGTCACCCAGCGCACCAAGGAGCTGGCCCTGCTGCGCGCCGTCGGCGCCCACCGCGGCCAGGTCATGCGCTCCGTCCTCAGCGAGGCCCTCGTCGTCGGCGCCCTGTCGGCCGCCGTCGGCCTGGCGGGCGGCATCGGCCTGGCGGCCGCGATTCGCACCGTCATCGGCTCCCTCGGCGCCAAGCTGCCGGGCGGCGCCCTGGTGATCGCACCGGGCACCGTCATCGCCGCGCTCGTCATCGGTGTCGTCGTCACCACCGTCGCCGCCCTGCTGCCGGCCTGGCGCACCGGCCGGATCGCCCCGGTCGCCGCCATGGGCAGCGCCCACCTGCCGGCCACCTCGAAGTCCCTGCTCGTGCGCAACATCCTCGGCTCGGTCATCAGCCTCGGCGGCATCGGCCTGGTCCTCCTGGGCGTGTCCACGGGCGGCAACACCGGCCGCATGACCATGGGCGGCGGCGCCTTCTTCATGCTGATCGGCATGATCGTGCTGCTGCCGCTGCTCTCCAAGCCGGTCATCGGTGCGGTCCGTCCGCTACTGCAGAAGGTGTTCGGCGTCCCCGGCAAGCTGGCCGCCCAGAACGCCGTCCGCAACCCGCGCCGCACCGCCGTCACGGCCGCGTCCCTGGCCATCGGCCTGACCCTGGTCACCACGCTGTCGGTGCTCGGTGTCACCGTCGGCAAGGTCGTCGACCGCATGAGCACCGAGAAGCTCAAGGCCGACTACCGGGTCTCCATGTCCGCCGACGCGGGCAGCCTCGACGAGTCGGTGGCCGAGACCCTGGCCAAGGCCCCCGGTATCAAGGCGGTCTCCCCGCAGTCGGCCGGCTATTTCCTGGTCGACGGCGACTTCCGGTCCGCCTCCGGCGTCAACCCGGCCACCATCGGTCAGCTCCTCAACATCGAGGTGCTCAGCGGCTCGCTCGACCGCCTCGGCAAGGGCGAGGTCGCCGTCGCCGAGAAGACGGCCAGGAAGCAGAACCTCACCGTCGGCACCGCGCTCAAGGTGAAGTACGACGACGGCCGGGAAGCGTCCGTCAAGGTCGGCGCGGTCTTCAAGGACATGGACGGGCTGCTCTCCCCCTACGTCATCGACAACAGGATCCTCACCGAGCACAGCGAGGACATGTACATCCCCGAGGTGTACGTCAACGTCGACGGCGGCGCCTCCAAGGCCGCCCAGCAGAAGGTCGTCGACGCCCTCGGCAAGAACCCGGCCATCACCGTCGCCACCCAGCAGGACATGCGCAACGAGATGGGCGGCATGATCAACACGATGCTGAACATCATGTACGGCCTGCTCGGCATGGCCCTGGTCATCTCGGTGCTCGGCGTGGTCAACACCCTGGCCATGTCCGTCTTCGAGCGGACCCAGGAGATCGGCATGCTGCGGGCCATCGGCCTCGACCGAAGCCGCGTCAAGAACATGATCCGCCTTGAGGCCGTGGTCATCTCGCTCTTCGGTGCCGCCCTCGGCGTCGTCATCGGCATCTTCCTCGCCTGGGCCGTCGGCTCCACGCTGGCCAACGCCATGCCCGGCTACGCGTTGGTCCTCCCGTGGGACCGGATCGGGATCTTCCTCCTGCTGGCCGCCGTGGTCGGCGTCCTGGCCGCCATGTGGCCGGCCCGCAGCGCCGCCCGCCTCAACATGCTGACCGCCATCAAGACCGAGTAG
- a CDS encoding DUF501 domain-containing protein → MQTPPPQTDRTEPTDADIEAFEQQLGRPPRGLRAIAHRCPCGQPDVVETAPRLPDGTPFPTLYYLTCPRAASAIGTLEANGVMKEMQARLAEDPELAAAYRAAHEDYIRRRDAIEVLQGFPSAGGMPDRVKCLHVLVGHSLAAGPGVNPFGDEALAMLPEWWAKGACVTPCGEKKKEEESQ, encoded by the coding sequence ATGCAGACGCCCCCGCCCCAGACCGACCGGACCGAGCCGACCGACGCGGACATCGAGGCGTTCGAGCAGCAGCTCGGCCGCCCGCCGCGCGGGTTGCGCGCCATCGCGCACCGCTGCCCCTGCGGGCAGCCCGACGTGGTGGAGACCGCCCCGCGGCTGCCCGATGGCACCCCCTTCCCGACGCTGTACTACCTGACGTGCCCGCGCGCGGCCTCCGCCATCGGCACGCTGGAGGCCAACGGCGTGATGAAGGAGATGCAGGCGCGCCTCGCCGAGGACCCGGAGCTCGCCGCCGCCTACCGGGCCGCGCATGAGGACTACATCCGGCGCCGCGACGCCATCGAGGTGCTCCAGGGCTTCCCGAGCGCCGGCGGCATGCCGGACCGGGTCAAGTGCCTGCACGTGCTCGTCGGGCACTCGCTGGCCGCCGGCCCCGGTGTGAACCCCTTCGGCGACGAGGCCCTCGCGATGCTGCCCGAGTGGTGGGCCAAGGGCGCCTGCGTCACCCCGTGCGGGGAGAAGAAGAAGGAGGAGGAGTCCCAGTGA
- the eno gene encoding phosphopyruvate hydratase — protein MLVPSIDVVVAREILDSRGNPTVEVEVGLDDGSTGRAAVPSGASTGAFEAIELRDGDPNRYMGKGVEKAVLAVIEQIGPELVGYDATEQRLIDQAMFDLDATDNKGSLGANAILGVSLAVAHAASEASDLPLFRYLGGPNAHLLPVPMMNILNGGSHADSNVDIQEFMIAPIGAESFSEALRWGAEVYHTLKKVLHTKGLSTGLGDEGGFAPNLESNRAALDLIIEAIKQAGYTPGKDIALALDVAASEFYKDGKYEFEGQSRSAAEMTDYYAELVEAYPLVSIEDPLFEDDWAGWKTITDRLGAKVQIVGDDLFVTNPERLARGIEEGSANALLVKVNQIGSLTETLDAVEMAQRNGFKCMMSHRSGETEDVTIADLAVAVNCGQIKTGAPARSDRVAKYNQLLRIEEILDDAAVYAGRSAFPRFKG, from the coding sequence ATGCTCGTGCCGTCCATCGACGTCGTCGTAGCCCGGGAAATCCTGGACTCCCGAGGCAACCCCACGGTCGAGGTCGAGGTGGGCCTCGACGACGGCAGCACCGGCCGTGCTGCCGTTCCGTCCGGCGCCTCCACCGGCGCATTCGAGGCCATCGAGCTCCGTGACGGTGACCCCAACCGTTACATGGGCAAGGGTGTCGAGAAGGCCGTCCTCGCCGTCATCGAGCAGATCGGCCCGGAGCTCGTCGGCTACGACGCCACCGAGCAGCGCCTGATCGACCAGGCGATGTTCGACCTGGACGCCACCGACAACAAGGGCTCGCTCGGCGCCAACGCCATCCTCGGCGTCTCGCTCGCCGTCGCGCACGCCGCGTCCGAGGCCTCGGACCTCCCGCTGTTCCGCTACCTCGGCGGTCCGAACGCGCACCTGCTGCCCGTTCCGATGATGAACATCCTCAACGGTGGGTCGCACGCCGACTCCAACGTCGACATCCAGGAGTTCATGATCGCGCCGATCGGCGCGGAGTCCTTCTCCGAGGCGCTGCGCTGGGGTGCCGAGGTCTATCACACCCTCAAGAAGGTCCTGCACACCAAGGGCCTCTCCACCGGTCTGGGCGACGAGGGCGGTTTCGCCCCGAACCTGGAGTCCAACCGCGCCGCGCTCGACCTCATCATCGAGGCCATCAAGCAGGCCGGCTACACCCCGGGCAAGGACATCGCGCTCGCCCTCGACGTCGCCGCGTCCGAGTTCTACAAGGACGGCAAGTACGAGTTCGAGGGCCAGTCCCGCTCGGCTGCCGAGATGACCGACTACTACGCCGAGCTCGTCGAGGCGTACCCGCTGGTCTCCATCGAGGACCCGCTGTTCGAGGACGACTGGGCCGGATGGAAGACCATCACCGACCGCCTGGGCGCCAAGGTCCAGATCGTCGGCGACGACCTCTTCGTCACCAACCCGGAGCGCCTGGCCCGCGGCATCGAGGAGGGCTCCGCGAACGCCCTGCTCGTGAAGGTGAACCAGATCGGTTCGCTGACCGAGACCCTCGACGCCGTCGAGATGGCCCAGCGCAACGGCTTCAAGTGCATGATGTCGCACCGTTCCGGCGAGACCGAGGACGTCACCATCGCCGACCTCGCCGTCGCCGTGAACTGCGGTCAGATCAAGACCGGCGCCCCGGCCCGCTCGGACCGCGTCGCCAAGTACAACCAGCTGCTGCGCATCGAGGAGATCCTCGACGACGCCGCGGTGTACGCGGGCCGCAGCGCCTTCCCGCGCTTCAAGGGCTAA
- a CDS encoding cyclopropane-fatty-acyl-phospholipid synthase family protein: MTDAAPRLAALAETLLGGPLPVRIRAWDGTEAGPPDGPVLVVRGRRALRRILWKPGELGLARAWVAGDLTVEGDLFELLDRVGGVLWQRDREPAAPPASRPCALRPRLPRRVSAAADTAAATAALLGDAEARSAVRDLVALARPWPAPAPPAEEAARRGGPRHTRRRDRQAISHHYDVGNAFYERVLGPSMVYSCAYWTPGSTLERAQHDKLDLVCRKLGLKPGDRLLDVGCGWGSLALHAARAYGARVTGVTLSREQALYARKKAADEGLADLVEIRIQDYRDVKDGPYDAISSIGMAEHVGAERYRDYARTLHALLRPGGLLLNHQIARPPEADEAAYRVDAFIDAYVFPDGELSPVGTTVGELERAGFEVRDVEALREHYALTLRAWVARLEQHWDEAVALTSAGRARVWQLYMAASALGFERGRLGVNQVLAVRSAPRGDSGLPLRLRTWGAQPA, from the coding sequence ATGACCGACGCCGCTCCGCGGCTGGCCGCTCTTGCCGAGACCCTGCTGGGCGGCCCCCTGCCCGTGCGCATCCGCGCGTGGGACGGAACCGAGGCCGGGCCGCCCGACGGTCCCGTGCTCGTCGTCCGGGGCCGCCGCGCCCTGCGCCGGATCCTGTGGAAGCCCGGGGAGCTGGGCCTGGCCCGGGCCTGGGTGGCCGGCGACCTGACCGTCGAGGGCGACCTGTTCGAGCTGTTGGACCGGGTGGGGGGCGTGCTCTGGCAGCGGGACCGGGAGCCCGCCGCCCCGCCCGCCTCCCGCCCGTGCGCGCTGCGCCCGCGCCTGCCCCGGCGGGTCTCCGCCGCCGCGGACACCGCGGCGGCCACCGCGGCGCTGCTGGGCGACGCCGAGGCACGGAGCGCCGTACGGGACCTCGTCGCCCTGGCCAGGCCCTGGCCGGCGCCCGCGCCGCCCGCGGAGGAGGCGGCCCGGCGCGGCGGCCCCCGGCACACCAGGCGCCGCGACCGGCAGGCCATCAGCCACCACTACGACGTCGGCAACGCCTTCTACGAGCGGGTCCTCGGCCCCTCCATGGTGTACTCCTGCGCCTACTGGACGCCCGGCTCGACCCTGGAACGGGCCCAGCACGACAAGCTCGACCTGGTCTGCCGCAAGCTCGGCCTCAAGCCCGGGGACCGGCTCCTCGACGTCGGCTGCGGATGGGGCTCCCTGGCCCTGCACGCGGCCCGCGCGTACGGAGCGCGCGTCACCGGGGTCACGCTCTCGCGCGAACAGGCCCTGTACGCCCGCAAGAAGGCCGCGGACGAGGGCCTGGCCGATCTGGTCGAGATCCGGATCCAGGACTACCGGGACGTCAAGGACGGCCCCTACGACGCGATTTCCTCCATCGGGATGGCCGAACACGTCGGCGCCGAGCGCTACCGCGACTACGCGCGCACCCTGCACGCCCTGCTGCGCCCGGGCGGCCTGCTGCTCAACCACCAGATCGCCCGCCCCCCGGAGGCGGACGAGGCGGCCTACCGGGTGGACGCGTTCATCGACGCGTACGTCTTCCCCGACGGCGAACTCTCCCCGGTCGGCACCACGGTCGGCGAGCTGGAGCGGGCCGGCTTCGAGGTCCGCGACGTCGAGGCGCTGCGCGAGCACTACGCCCTGACCCTGCGGGCCTGGGTGGCGCGGCTGGAGCAGCACTGGGACGAGGCCGTGGCGCTCACCTCGGCCGGCCGGGCCCGGGTCTGGCAGCTCTACATGGCCGCCTCCGCGCTCGGCTTCGAACGGGGCCGCCTCGGGGTCAACCAGGTGCTCGCCGTGCGCTCCGCGCCGCGCGGGGACTCGGGGCTGCCGTTGCGGCTGCGGACCTGGGGTGCGCAGCCGGCTTAG
- a CDS encoding Ppx/GppA phosphatase family protein — MTRVAGIDCGTNSIRLLVADCDPATGELVELDRRMIIVRLGQGVDKTGRLAPEALERTFAACREYAAVIKEFGAERVRFVATSASRDAENRDEFVRGVVEILGVEPEVISGDEEAEFSFTGATRELTAHEHLERPFLVVDIGGGSTEFVVGDDHVRAARSVDVGCVRMTERHLVVDGVVTDPPTEKQVAAVRADIEAALDLAAETVPLAEARTLVGLAGSVTTIAGIALGLPEYRSSEIHHARLSYEQVREITERMLTATHDERAAIPVMHPGRVDVIGAGALVLLAVMERTGASEVVVSEHDILDGIAIKTAEEAEAAERLS; from the coding sequence GTGACCCGTGTCGCGGGCATCGACTGCGGTACGAACTCCATCAGGCTGCTCGTCGCGGACTGCGACCCCGCCACGGGTGAGCTGGTCGAGCTCGACCGACGGATGATCATCGTCCGGCTCGGCCAGGGCGTCGACAAGACCGGGCGGCTGGCCCCGGAGGCGCTGGAGCGCACCTTCGCCGCGTGCCGCGAGTACGCGGCGGTCATCAAGGAGTTCGGCGCGGAGCGGGTGCGCTTCGTGGCGACCTCCGCCTCCCGTGACGCGGAGAACCGGGACGAGTTCGTGCGCGGTGTCGTGGAGATCCTGGGCGTCGAGCCCGAGGTGATCTCCGGCGACGAGGAGGCGGAGTTCTCCTTCACCGGCGCCACCCGGGAGCTGACCGCGCACGAGCACCTGGAGCGGCCGTTCCTGGTGGTCGACATCGGCGGCGGCTCGACCGAGTTCGTGGTCGGCGACGACCACGTCCGGGCCGCCCGCTCCGTGGACGTGGGCTGCGTCCGGATGACCGAGCGCCACCTGGTGGTGGACGGGGTCGTCACCGACCCGCCGACCGAGAAGCAGGTCGCCGCCGTCCGTGCCGACATCGAGGCCGCGCTGGACCTGGCGGCCGAAACCGTTCCGCTGGCGGAGGCGCGCACCCTGGTGGGCCTGGCGGGCTCGGTGACCACCATCGCCGGCATCGCGCTCGGGCTGCCCGAGTACCGGTCGTCGGAGATCCACCACGCCCGGCTCTCCTACGAGCAGGTCCGCGAGATCACCGAGCGGATGCTGACCGCCACCCATGACGAGCGCGCGGCGATTCCCGTGATGCACCCGGGCCGGGTCGACGTGATCGGCGCGGGCGCGCTGGTCCTGCTGGCCGTCATGGAGCGCACCGGCGCCTCGGAGGTCGTGGTCTCCGAGCACGACATCCTCGACGGGATCGCGATCAAGACCGCGGAAGAGGCCGAGGCGGCCGAGCGGCTGTCCTGA
- a CDS encoding transglycosylase family protein, with protein MLLSGKGKHRRGSKAARIVTLAGVAGVAVAAPLMTAGAASAATASEWDKVAQCESGGNWSINTGNGYYGGLQFSSSTWAAFGGKSYAPQANKASKAQQIAVAEKVLKKQGKGAWPHCGKGLSNSSYTGGGSTEAPASTKPKAQPKKTETKKTETKAAPKKDTKRAEVPTTRSERAAAPVAPKTGNGSYEVKPGDTLGTIAEANGVKGGWQQLFELNKDIVSDADLIFPGQKLKLS; from the coding sequence ATGCTGCTTTCCGGCAAGGGCAAGCACCGTCGCGGCTCCAAGGCCGCTCGCATCGTCACGCTCGCCGGTGTCGCCGGTGTGGCCGTCGCCGCCCCGCTGATGACCGCGGGGGCCGCCAGCGCCGCCACCGCGTCCGAGTGGGACAAGGTCGCGCAGTGCGAGTCCGGTGGCAACTGGTCCATCAACACCGGCAACGGCTACTACGGCGGGCTGCAGTTCTCGTCCTCCACCTGGGCCGCTTTCGGGGGCAAGTCGTACGCCCCGCAGGCCAACAAGGCCTCCAAGGCGCAGCAGATAGCCGTCGCCGAGAAGGTCCTCAAGAAGCAGGGCAAGGGCGCCTGGCCGCACTGTGGCAAGGGCCTGTCGAACTCCTCCTACACCGGTGGCGGCTCCACCGAGGCCCCGGCCTCCACCAAGCCGAAGGCCCAGCCGAAGAAGACCGAGACGAAGAAGACCGAGACCAAGGCCGCGCCGAAGAAGGACACCAAGCGCGCCGAGGTCCCGACCACCCGCTCCGAGCGCGCCGCGGCTCCGGTCGCGCCGAAGACCGGCAACGGCTCCTACGAGGTCAAGCCGGGCGACACGCTGGGCACCATCGCCGAGGCCAACGGCGTCAAGGGCGGCTGGCAGCAGCTCTTCGAGCTGAACAAGGACATCGTCTCGGACGCCGACCTGATCTTCCCGGGTCAGAAGCTGAAGCTCAGCTGA
- a CDS encoding NAD(P)/FAD-dependent oxidoreductase, translating to MSTTERPRILVVGGGYVGLYAAKRIMKKMRYGEATVTVVDPRSYMTYQPFLPEVAAGSISPRHVVVPLRRVLPKAEVLTGRVTTIDQDRKVAVVTPLVGEAYELPFDYLVIALGAVSRTFPIPGLAEQGIGMKGVEEGIGLRNHVLEQLDKAESTTDENVRRKALTFVFVGGGFAGAETIGEVEDMARDAAKYYSTIKREDMRFILVDAADKILPEVGPKLGTWGREHLESRGIEIYLNTSMDSCVDGHVVLKNGLEVDSNTIVWTAGVKPNPALARFGLPLGPRGHVDTAPTLQVQGTDYIWAAGDNAQVPDVAARKAGVENAWCPPNAQHALRQAKVLGDNVVSGMRGFPQAEYAHSNKGAVAGLGLHKGVAMIVMGKMKIKLKGRLAWYMHRGYHGMAMPTWNRKIRVFADWTLGMFLKREVVSLGALETPREEFYEAAKPAPAPAAAAAPAEKAKAS from the coding sequence ATGAGCACCACGGAGCGTCCCAGGATCCTCGTTGTAGGAGGTGGGTACGTAGGCCTGTACGCAGCCAAGCGCATCATGAAGAAGATGCGCTACGGCGAGGCGACCGTCACGGTCGTCGACCCGCGCTCGTACATGACCTACCAGCCCTTCCTCCCCGAAGTGGCCGCAGGCAGCATCTCGCCGCGGCACGTCGTCGTCCCGCTGCGACGCGTGCTGCCCAAGGCTGAGGTCCTCACCGGCCGGGTCACCACCATCGACCAGGACCGCAAGGTCGCCGTCGTCACGCCGCTGGTCGGCGAGGCGTACGAGCTGCCCTTCGACTACCTGGTGATCGCCCTCGGCGCCGTCTCCCGCACCTTCCCGATCCCCGGTCTCGCAGAGCAGGGCATCGGCATGAAGGGCGTCGAGGAGGGCATCGGCCTGCGCAACCACGTGCTGGAGCAGCTCGACAAGGCCGAGTCCACGACGGACGAGAACGTCCGCCGCAAGGCCCTCACCTTCGTCTTCGTCGGCGGCGGCTTCGCCGGCGCCGAGACGATCGGCGAGGTCGAGGACATGGCCCGCGACGCCGCGAAGTACTACTCCACGATCAAGCGCGAGGACATGCGCTTCATCCTGGTCGACGCGGCCGACAAGATCCTCCCCGAGGTCGGGCCCAAGCTCGGCACCTGGGGCCGGGAGCACCTTGAGTCCCGCGGCATCGAGATCTACCTCAACACCTCCATGGACTCCTGCGTGGACGGCCACGTGGTGCTGAAGAACGGCCTTGAGGTCGACTCCAACACCATCGTGTGGACCGCCGGCGTCAAGCCCAACCCGGCGCTGGCCCGCTTCGGCCTTCCGCTGGGCCCGCGCGGCCACGTCGACACCGCCCCGACCCTCCAGGTCCAGGGCACCGACTACATCTGGGCCGCGGGCGACAACGCCCAGGTCCCGGACGTCGCCGCCCGCAAGGCCGGCGTCGAGAACGCCTGGTGCCCGCCGAACGCCCAGCACGCGCTGCGCCAGGCCAAGGTCCTCGGCGACAACGTGGTCTCGGGCATGCGGGGCTTCCCGCAGGCCGAGTACGCGCACTCCAACAAGGGTGCGGTGGCGGGCCTCGGCCTCCACAAGGGCGTGGCGATGATCGTCATGGGCAAGATGAAGATCAAGCTCAAGGGCCGGCTCGCCTGGTACATGCACCGTGGCTACCACGGCATGGCCATGCCGACCTGGAACCGCAAGATCCGCGTCTTCGCCGACTGGACCCTCGGCATGTTCCTCAAGCGCGAGGTCGTCTCCCTCGGCGCGCTGGAGACCCCGCGCGAGGAGTTCTACGAGGCCGCCAAGCCGGCGCCGGCCCCGGCCGCCGCCGCTGCCCCGGCCGAGAAGGCCAAGGCCTCCTGA
- a CDS encoding septum formation initiator family protein — protein sequence MAGNRDRFSTFSTATRLRQLGERTAAHVYRSQSRRQVRRSRLTGRAALLVLVLCTLVVALAYPMRQYVSQRSEIAEQQRAAAAARDRLERLRDEKARWQDDAYAEQQARRHLHFLRPGEVGYIMADPGARPPEQHRTGQAGSDRPWYSNVWDGVDKADRPGD from the coding sequence ATGGCCGGGAACCGGGATCGGTTCTCCACCTTCTCCACGGCGACGCGGCTGAGGCAGCTCGGCGAGCGGACCGCGGCCCACGTCTACCGCTCGCAGTCGCGCCGGCAGGTGCGCCGCAGCCGTCTCACGGGCAGGGCCGCCCTCCTGGTGCTCGTGCTCTGTACCCTGGTCGTCGCCCTCGCGTATCCGATGCGCCAGTACGTCTCCCAGCGTTCGGAGATTGCGGAGCAGCAGCGGGCCGCCGCGGCCGCGCGGGACCGCCTGGAGCGGCTCCGCGATGAGAAGGCCCGCTGGCAGGACGACGCCTACGCGGAGCAGCAGGCGCGCAGGCACCTGCACTTCCTGCGTCCGGGGGAGGTCGGCTACATCATGGCCGACCCCGGGGCCCGGCCCCCGGAGCAGCACCGGACCGGCCAGGCCGGCTCCGACCGCCCCTGGTACTCGAACGTCTGGGACGGCGTCGACAAGGCCGACCGCCCGGGCGACTAG